The Oleiphilus messinensis DNA segment AGCGGTATTGGCAGTGATAATCAAAATCCGGACCCCGTCGTGCAATCCTTTCCGGTGGCTTATGTCAAGCGCCCCTTGATGGACCCGGAGGGACGGCGCTATGTTCGGGATCTGCGAGATCCTGCCCGATTCAATCCGGGTGCGGTATTGTATTTGAAGCCTCAGGCTTCAGCCTCTGCTACAGCCGTGGATATCAGCTCTGCAGCCTTTATAAGCGATGATCAGCCCACACCGGTGTATGACGTCAAAGATGTTTCCGTTTCCCTGGATGGTGAGCGACTTCTGTTTGCCATGCGTGCGCCCGGCGATGAAGATGAAACCACCTGGAATATTTGGCAATACGAGATCGCCTCTGGTGGTCTGACTCGAATTATCCAGTCCGATACGATTGCAAATCAGGGACACGATATAAGTCCGCAGTATTTGCCTGATGGCAATATTGTGTTTGCATCTACCCGGCAACGCCAATCAAAAGCGGTATTGCTGGATGAAGGTAAGCCGCAATTCAGTGCCCTGGAAGAAGATCTTCGCAACCCTGCTTTTAATCTGCATACCATGGCAGAGGATGGCTCGGACATTACGCAAATTACCTTCAATCCCAGTCATGATATAGACCCTGGTGTGTTGCCGACGGGGCAGATTGTATTCAGTCGCTGGAACAATGTTGGGAATAACAGTGCCTTCGATTTGTATCGGGTGAATCCAGATGGTGCGGATTTGTCCCTGTTGTACGGTCACCATAGTCACGATTCCGGGGCGGGGGTTCAAGGACAATTTTCAAAACCGCTTCCGGGGGGAGTGGGTCTAGAGGGGGAGGTTTTCGCGGCTTTTACCCCCGTCAATTCAGGACAATTGGGTGGTGATATTGTTCGGATCAACACCGATGACTATTCTGATAGGGATCAACTCGCGAAGCCAGACCCTGGTCAGGTGGGGGAGGGTATAGAACCGGGTCAGGTATCAATAGCGCCTGATGCAATCCGGCTGGACAGTCGTCCTGCACTCGGTGGGCGCTATCTCAGTGCGGAACCGCTTCGAGATGGAACACAGCGCTATTTGATCAGCTGGAGTGCTTGTCGACTGCAATGGCAAGTGGAGGAAGAAAACGGAGATCCAGCACCCCGGATAGTACCTTGCGCCGGTCGCATAGACAGTAATGGAACTATTCTTGATGAAAGCCGCAGTTACACATTGGCAGAACCGCTCTACGGCCTCTGGATTTATGATCCCGCAGCCGGCTCCCGAATACCGTTATTGCAGCCCGAGGAAAACGTTGTTTTTGCTGATGCGGTTGTAGCAGGAGTACCAAATGAAAAATTGATTGAACAAGGCACCAGGGGACCCAGTTCTGATGAGGAGCTGGCAGCTGGTGAAGCCGGTTTTGGTATCGTACATATCCGCAGTGTCTATGATCTGGATGGCGCAGATATCTCGGAGTCGGGGATTGCAGTTCTCGCCAATCCAGTGCAGACCCGTGCCAGTGAGCGACCTGCGCGTTTTTTACGGGTCAGCAAAGCAGTCGGAATACCCCCTGAAGCTGTGCATAACACACCAGAGAGCGCCTTTGGTGTCAGTCGTCGGCTGGGGATGCGCGAGATATTGGGTTATACCCCCATTGAACCGGATGGTTCGAGCACGTTCCGGGTTCCTGCAAATGTTGCATTTGCCATCGATGTAATCGACCAGAATGGTTTGCGTATTTTCGAACCCCACTTGAGCTGGTTGCAGGTGCGTCCCGGAGAGACTCTCGAGTGTAATGGTTGCCATACCGGGGAGAGCCGTTATCCTCATCGTCGGGATTCTGAGGGATTGGGATCAATCAATGTTGGCGCGTCCACCACTGGTTTGCCCCATCCTGGCACCCATCCGGAGTTGTTTGCCGATATGGGTGAAACCATGGCAGAGACGTTGGCCCGGATTCAAGGGGTACCTGATCTATTACCTGATCTAAGCTACCAAGATAACTGGACTAACCCTGAATTGTCTACGCCAAACGCCGCAACTGCGCTACGTTACAGTGACCTCGCCACCCCAGCCCCCGTTACAGCGTCCTGTGCGCAAAACTGGACTGTCTTCTGCCGGACTGTAATTCACTATGAGACCCACATACAGCCGCTCTGGCAACTGGCTCGTACCCGCATTGATAACGAGACAGGTGTGCTGGTAGAAGATCATACCTGTGTAACCTGCCATAGTGCCCTGAGTTCAGATACTTCGGTGCAGATTCCCGCCGGACAACTGGATTTAACGGCCCAAGTGTCCGAGCGTAACGCCGCACATATGACCTCTTATCAAGAGCTGCTGGCGGGCGATGATGAGCAGGCGATTGTGGATGGTCTGTTGGTGGACCGCACAGTTCCAGTATTCGATGGAGAGGGCAACCCGGTGTTGGTTGTCGATGACACTGGCGAGCCGATTCTTGATGCCCAAGGGAATCCAGTAGTTCAGGTCACCACAATACCGGTTGAGCGGGTTATGAACCCGGGGGATGCATGGGGCAGTGAACGCTTTTTTCCGAAGTTTAGTGCCGGGGGGATTCATGCCGGTTGGCTGCAACCTGCTGAACTGCGTTTGATCGCGGAGTGGTTGGATAATGGCGCACAATATTACAACGATCCCTTCAAGGTTCCTGAGCAATGATCTTCTTGGCAGGATTTAAACACTTTAAATACACCTGGTCACAGGTGTTGCTCTGTCTTGTTTTGGCGGCACAAGCTTTACCAATGGTTGGTTATGCTGAGGAGATTACCCCAGAGCGAAATCTCCTGGTGGTTGAGGTGATTGATCCATTTGTTGAACTCAAAACCGGGCCCGGTCGGGGGTATCCGGTATTTTTCGTGGTGCGCCGCGGCGAGCAAATTTTATTGCTGAAGCAAAAAACTGGATGGATCAAGGTTGAAACCCGAGAAGGGCATCACGGCTGGGTGACCCGGGAACAGCTGGCAAAAACATTGGCTTTGGACGGCACCGCCGTTGAATTTGTAGATGTTACCCGTGAGGGTTATCACGACCGTCGATGGGAAGTCAGTGTACTTGCGGGGCAATTTGCCAGCGCAACATCCTTGACCCTGAGTGGTGCGTACTTATTCACAGACAATATCAGCATGGAAATGCAGGCTACCCAGGTTCTGGGCGACTTTTCGGAATCGCAACTGGTCAATATTGGCATTACCCATCAACCCTGGCCCCTTTGGCGTTGGTCTCCGTACTTTGGCCTGGGTATTGGCAAGGTTCGCATTCTTCCCAAAGCCACATTGGTGAAGGAAAAGAAACGATTGGAAGACGCCGTGCATGTCGGGATCGGGTTGCGATACTACCTCGGAGGACGCTTTTTTGGTCGCTTTGAGTACCGGGAAAGCAGTTTTTTTACTGAACGAGATGATAACGAAGAAGCAGAAGAATGGAAAATTGGACTAGGTGTATTTTTTTAGGTTTGGCAGCGGTTCTGTTATCGGCTGTCGTACAGTCAGAGGAAGCAGTCCCGCCAACTTCTGAAGTCAGTGTCGAGTATCAAAGATCGCCTCCGGTTATTCAGCCGGAGGTGGTTCCCAGGCCGGTATCTGAGTCAGATATTAATGCAGATGATTTCGAGCTGGGACTGACGATTGGCCTGATCAGCATCGAAGATTTTGAAACCAGTTATTTGTTAGGCGGGCGCCTTGCCTACCATATAAGTGAAGACGTGTTTGCCGAACTGAACGTCGGCTACGCTGAAGCCGGCACGACGAGTTATGAAGCGCTGAGCGGCTCGGCTCAACTGGTACCTGATGGTGATCGCGATATGCTGCTGTACAACCTTAGTGTCGGCTACAACCTGTTTCCCGGTGAAGCCTACTGGAGTGATTCCTATACGTTTAATACGAGAATGTATCTGGTTGCGGGTTTGGGAGCGACGGACTTTGCCGGTGATAATCGGCTGACATTAAATGTCGGCTGGGGGTACCAGTTCTTGTTAACGGATCGTTTTGCCATTCACTTTATGGTTCGAGATCACATATTTGATAATGATTTGCTGGGAGTAGACAAAACGACCCATAACTTTGAAATGAGTACACAGTGGTCCGTCTATTTTTAAATTGTACGGTCGGGTATCAAGTTGGTACGAGCAACGCGGAGCAGGGTTAATGAAGCAATTCAATCAGAACGTCAACCACCAAGCAGGAAACTTGAATTTTCGGAGTCGGGAACATGTTGTCGGTGTGCTTGGTATCGCGCTGGTATTCAGCTTGTTGTTGAGTGTCCCGAATCCATCTTCCGCGAATACGCCCGCACCGGACTTCACGCTGAAAAGTACCACCGGTCAAAATCTTCGACTCAATGATTACAGGGGCCAGGTGGTCTTACTGAATTTTTGGGCTTCATGGTGTGGACCCTGCCGGCAGGAAATGCCGGAACTGGAGAAAATCCAACAGAAATGGAGCAAATATGGCTTTACCGTTTTAGCGGTCAATGTGGATGCCCAACAGGCGTTGGCCGACAAGTTTCTGCAAAGCCAGTCCGTCAGTTTTCCTGTGCTTTACGACCATCAGAATCGTGTCACCCAACTATTCGAAGTCAAAGCAATGCCGTCCACAGTATTAATCGATCGAAACGGTATTGCCAGACATTGGCACATGGGTTACCAGCCGGGATATGAGCTGGAGTATGAATCCCAGGTGAAAGCATTGATTCGAGAATGAATGGGGCCTGCGCGAACTAACATGAAAATAATATATCAAGTTACTCATCGCTTACCGTTTGATGTGCATCAGTCCTTCAAAGCGGGCTTGTCCCGTTGCCTGGGTTGTTTATTGTTTGTTGGTGTTTTTGCATCATCCGGTTGCACGAGCATTGAGCCATGGGTCATGCCCTATGAGCGGCACCTGTTGGCAGATCCGATTATGGCGGTTAATCGTCATGGTCTGGCTGCAGGGTATATGAATCATGTTTATCAGGCCCGTGAAGGGGCGCGCGGCGCAGAAGGTGTTTCCGGGGGTGGGTGTGGTTGTAATTGAGCAGTACCCGAAGCGAAATAATGTGATTCAGTTTTGCCGGGTCTGGGGGCTGAGCGCGCTGTTGTGCTTTAGTGGCAATTCCAATTCAGCTGTTTTGCCGGAAGATGACGTCAGTCTGCTTTATCATCGCTATGAAGGCGGCGGAATGAAAATTGATGGGCCTTCTGTACTGATACGCAAATCAATGGGTTCACAGGTCTCCGTGAATGCGAATTACTACGTGGACAAAGTCAGCAGTGCATCTGTAGATGTGCTGGCAACTGCAAGCCCTTATCGCGAGGAGCGAACTGAAATAAGTGTCGGCGTCGACTATCTCATTAACAAAGGTACTGTGAGCCTGAGTTTTACGGACAGTGATGAATCTGACTTTGCAGCACAGTCATTTCATTTCGATCTCTCACAGGATTTTTTTGGTGATTTAACGACGCTCAATATCGGGTATTCACGGGGTTGGGACGAAGTAGGGAAGACCGGGGCAGTCAACTTTTCGGAAGAGGCGGACCGCAGGCATTACCGGATGGGGCTGACCCAGGTACTCAGCAAAACTGCACTGCTTACGTTTAGCTACGAATTGATCAGCGATGAAGGCTATCTCAACAATCCTTATCGCCAGGTACGGTTCCTGGTCCAGGATGAGGGGGGAGATCGCGTGGATTATCAGGACGAGGTTTACCCCCATACCCGAACCAGCAATGCACTGGCAGTAAAGGCCACCCATTACCTGCCTTATCGAGCTGCACTGTCCGGACAGTACCGCTTTTTCACTGACTCCTGGGGGATTCGCGCCCATACGGCGGAGCTGGCTTACGTTCATCCGTTTGAAAACCAGTGGATCCTTGATCTTAAATATCGTTATTACCAGCAAACCAGTGCTGATTTTTATCAGGACTTGTTTCCATACCGCGATGCCCAGAATTTCCTGGCACGGGACAAGGAGCTTAGCCGTTTCTCATCGAACAGTATCGGTCTGGGGATCAGCTATGAATTCCCGGAAACGGCATGGGGACAGATTGATTCGGGGACAATCAGTATATTGTACGATTATATGCTGTTTGATTATGACGATTTCCGCAATGCAGTGAGACAGGATCTCGCACCAGGAACCGAGCCGCTTTACAGCTTTAATGCCGATGTTACGCGGCTTTTACTCAATTTGCGTTATTGACCTGTACTGAGCAGGTATGTGGGGGAGAGAGCGATGGTCACTCGAAATAAGCCCGTGAGATTTGGAGCACAGATCGTCAGGTGTTTTTTCGGAGGAGTTGTTTTGATAGTGCAGCTTTGCATTGTGCCCCTTATAAATGCTGCAGAATCCCTGACAGATGAGATTGAGGCTCTTAAGCAGCAGGCAATTGAGCTCAATCGAGACCTCTTCATTCTTGAGGAAGATCTGCTGTTTCCGGCGACGACACAAGTAGCAATATTTGTATCGCTGGATGTGGGCTATTTCTTCCAGCTGGACGCTGTTGAAGTTGAAATTGACGGACGCACAGTGGCGAGCCACCTGTATACCGAACGACAGGCTGCTGCATTGTCAAAAGGTGGGTTGCAAAGAATCTATGCTGGCAACCTGAAAAAAGGCGAGCATGAGCTTACGGCGGTATTCGTTGGTGTGGGTCCGAATGGGCGTGATTACCGGCGCGCAGTGACAACCCGGTTTCAGAAAAGCGAAGATCCAGCGCACCTGGAGCTCACTATTCGGGACAGCGCAGCGCTCCAGCAGCCCGAGTTTCGGGTGCGACAATGGTAAGGGAATGGTTTTTTTGGGGTGTGATTATGCTGGGATTACAGCATTTTACACTTCATGCGGAAACCATTACGGGAAATCCCGAGCGTTTGGTTCCTCATGCTCGGGATTTGCTTTACGGGATGTCATTGTTCGAATTCCATCAGGAGCAATATTTTGATGCGATCAGTCTGCTCGATGTTGGCCGTTTGCAGGGACGAATACCGAATCATGAACAGTTTGCGGAAGTGTTGCAGGGAGGGATGTATCTCTCGTATGGAATGCTGAATGAGGCTCAGTCTCGGTTTGAGTGGGTCGAGCAGCGCTTACAGAATACGACTGATGCAATCGATCATGGCATACTCCAGTTGGTTTATCATTATCTTGCAAAAGTGTATTGGATGCGTAACCAGACTGCGCTTGCGGGGTATTGGTCCGAGCGCGTAAACCCGGAATTACTGCGCCAATGGGGCAACGGTTTTGTCGAAGAGTGGCGCTACTACCAAATCCTGTTGGCGATTCACACCGGCCAGATTCAGCGGGTTCCGGCGTTACTGGAAGGCTCATCAACACAGTCACCGTGGCGCCCGTATATGCAATACAATGCTGCGATTGCACTCGCAAAGAACGGATCAGTTCAGGAAGCGATTGCACTCCTTTCCAAGATCGACTTCCCGTCCATATCAACCCCGGAGCCGTCTCGTACACACTTTGGTCGCGCTCATGAGGCTGCGCCACTGTCCACAAAAATAGCCTATTTGGTGCCTGAGTTTACCGATGCTGAGCAGTCAGCATTGAGAGATAAAGTGTTAATTGCCATTTCCCGCTTGTACCTGCGCCAGGGTGCGATTGACCAAGCTTTGCAACATTTGCAAGCGATCCGAATAGATCGCGTGCAAGGTGCTGAAGCCCTTGTTTTATACTCGCTTGCCGCGGCGAAAGATGGGCAACTGAATGTCGCCCGGAAGGCATTACAACGTGTGTTGAGTAGTGATGATGCCGGCATCTCTGATGTGCTTGATGCC contains these protein-coding regions:
- a CDS encoding HzsA-related protein, with amino-acid sequence METPQNRLALGLNCGSRRILTLACVYTLALLAACDSGIGSDNQNPDPVVQSFPVAYVKRPLMDPEGRRYVRDLRDPARFNPGAVLYLKPQASASATAVDISSAAFISDDQPTPVYDVKDVSVSLDGERLLFAMRAPGDEDETTWNIWQYEIASGGLTRIIQSDTIANQGHDISPQYLPDGNIVFASTRQRQSKAVLLDEGKPQFSALEEDLRNPAFNLHTMAEDGSDITQITFNPSHDIDPGVLPTGQIVFSRWNNVGNNSAFDLYRVNPDGADLSLLYGHHSHDSGAGVQGQFSKPLPGGVGLEGEVFAAFTPVNSGQLGGDIVRINTDDYSDRDQLAKPDPGQVGEGIEPGQVSIAPDAIRLDSRPALGGRYLSAEPLRDGTQRYLISWSACRLQWQVEEENGDPAPRIVPCAGRIDSNGTILDESRSYTLAEPLYGLWIYDPAAGSRIPLLQPEENVVFADAVVAGVPNEKLIEQGTRGPSSDEELAAGEAGFGIVHIRSVYDLDGADISESGIAVLANPVQTRASERPARFLRVSKAVGIPPEAVHNTPESAFGVSRRLGMREILGYTPIEPDGSSTFRVPANVAFAIDVIDQNGLRIFEPHLSWLQVRPGETLECNGCHTGESRYPHRRDSEGLGSINVGASTTGLPHPGTHPELFADMGETMAETLARIQGVPDLLPDLSYQDNWTNPELSTPNAATALRYSDLATPAPVTASCAQNWTVFCRTVIHYETHIQPLWQLARTRIDNETGVLVEDHTCVTCHSALSSDTSVQIPAGQLDLTAQVSERNAAHMTSYQELLAGDDEQAIVDGLLVDRTVPVFDGEGNPVLVVDDTGEPILDAQGNPVVQVTTIPVERVMNPGDAWGSERFFPKFSAGGIHAGWLQPAELRLIAEWLDNGAQYYNDPFKVPEQ
- a CDS encoding outer membrane beta-barrel protein, which gives rise to MIFLAGFKHFKYTWSQVLLCLVLAAQALPMVGYAEEITPERNLLVVEVIDPFVELKTGPGRGYPVFFVVRRGEQILLLKQKTGWIKVETREGHHGWVTREQLAKTLALDGTAVEFVDVTREGYHDRRWEVSVLAGQFASATSLTLSGAYLFTDNISMEMQATQVLGDFSESQLVNIGITHQPWPLWRWSPYFGLGIGKVRILPKATLVKEKKRLEDAVHVGIGLRYYLGGRFFGRFEYRESSFFTERDDNEEAEEWKIGLGVFF
- a CDS encoding outer membrane beta-barrel domain-containing protein, encoding MAAVLLSAVVQSEEAVPPTSEVSVEYQRSPPVIQPEVVPRPVSESDINADDFELGLTIGLISIEDFETSYLLGGRLAYHISEDVFAELNVGYAEAGTTSYEALSGSAQLVPDGDRDMLLYNLSVGYNLFPGEAYWSDSYTFNTRMYLVAGLGATDFAGDNRLTLNVGWGYQFLLTDRFAIHFMVRDHIFDNDLLGVDKTTHNFEMSTQWSVYF
- a CDS encoding peroxiredoxin family protein; the protein is MKQFNQNVNHQAGNLNFRSREHVVGVLGIALVFSLLLSVPNPSSANTPAPDFTLKSTTGQNLRLNDYRGQVVLLNFWASWCGPCRQEMPELEKIQQKWSKYGFTVLAVNVDAQQALADKFLQSQSVSFPVLYDHQNRVTQLFEVKAMPSTVLIDRNGIARHWHMGYQPGYELEYESQVKALIRE
- a CDS encoding DUF4266 domain-containing protein translates to MKIIYQVTHRLPFDVHQSFKAGLSRCLGCLLFVGVFASSGCTSIEPWVMPYERHLLADPIMAVNRHGLAAGYMNHVYQAREGARGAEGVSGGGCGCN
- a CDS encoding DUF3570 domain-containing protein, producing the protein MFIRPVKGRAAQKVFPGVGVVVIEQYPKRNNVIQFCRVWGLSALLCFSGNSNSAVLPEDDVSLLYHRYEGGGMKIDGPSVLIRKSMGSQVSVNANYYVDKVSSASVDVLATASPYREERTEISVGVDYLINKGTVSLSFTDSDESDFAAQSFHFDLSQDFFGDLTTLNIGYSRGWDEVGKTGAVNFSEEADRRHYRMGLTQVLSKTALLTFSYELISDEGYLNNPYRQVRFLVQDEGGDRVDYQDEVYPHTRTSNALAVKATHYLPYRAALSGQYRFFTDSWGIRAHTAELAYVHPFENQWILDLKYRYYQQTSADFYQDLFPYRDAQNFLARDKELSRFSSNSIGLGISYEFPETAWGQIDSGTISILYDYMLFDYDDFRNAVRQDLAPGTEPLYSFNADVTRLLLNLRY
- a CDS encoding AraC family transcriptional regulator, with product MQLCIVPLINAAESLTDEIEALKQQAIELNRDLFILEEDLLFPATTQVAIFVSLDVGYFFQLDAVEVEIDGRTVASHLYTERQAAALSKGGLQRIYAGNLKKGEHELTAVFVGVGPNGRDYRRAVTTRFQKSEDPAHLELTIRDSAALQQPEFRVRQW